In Burkholderia savannae, one genomic interval encodes:
- a CDS encoding AGE family epimerase/isomerase yields the protein MTTSATPASRPTPDAPHATAPYVASFRDPQFLIAHVEDTLRFYAPHVFDPTGGFHHFLRDDGSVYDRTTRHLVSSCRFIFNYAMAYRHFGDARDLDYVRHGLRFLRDAHWDAEHEGYDWEIEWRDGEKRATRDGTRHCYGLAFVLLAAAHAAMAGVEEAKPLIAHTFELMERRFWDRAAGLYADDATPGWAVSSYRGQNANMHATEALLAAYEATGHLTYLDRAEKVATNIVQRQAALSQGLVWEHFHADWSVDWEYNKEDSSNIFRPWGFQPGHQTEWAKLLLILERHRPLDWLLPRAIELFDAAFAHAWDSDHGGLCYGFGPDYKVCDHDKYFWVQAESFAAAALLAQRTGSERFWDWYDEIWRYSWAHFVDHRYGAWYRVLTCDNRKYSDEKSPAGKTDYHTMGACYEVLHALAAKRGDGGGMRAGDGADDADDGAGGHGEAAPAKHGDGRDGRDGRGGHGKINGDGAARRRNGGAR from the coding sequence ATGACGACCTCAGCCACGCCCGCTTCCCGTCCGACGCCCGACGCGCCGCACGCCACCGCGCCGTACGTCGCGAGCTTCCGCGACCCGCAGTTCCTCATCGCGCACGTCGAGGACACGCTGCGCTTCTACGCGCCGCACGTGTTCGACCCGACGGGCGGCTTCCACCACTTCTTGCGCGACGACGGCAGCGTCTACGATCGCACCACGCGCCACCTCGTCAGCAGCTGCCGCTTCATCTTCAACTACGCGATGGCGTACCGCCACTTCGGCGACGCGCGCGATCTCGACTACGTGCGCCACGGGCTGCGCTTCCTGCGCGACGCGCACTGGGACGCCGAGCACGAAGGCTACGACTGGGAGATCGAATGGCGCGACGGCGAGAAGCGCGCGACGCGCGACGGCACGCGCCACTGCTACGGGCTCGCGTTCGTGCTGCTCGCGGCCGCGCACGCGGCGATGGCGGGCGTCGAAGAGGCAAAGCCGCTCATCGCGCACACGTTCGAGCTGATGGAACGCCGCTTCTGGGATCGGGCGGCGGGCCTCTACGCGGACGACGCGACGCCGGGCTGGGCCGTGTCGAGCTACCGCGGCCAGAACGCGAACATGCACGCGACGGAAGCGCTCCTCGCCGCATACGAGGCAACGGGCCACCTGACGTATCTCGACCGCGCGGAGAAGGTCGCGACGAACATCGTGCAGCGGCAGGCCGCGCTGTCGCAGGGGCTCGTGTGGGAGCACTTCCACGCGGACTGGTCGGTCGACTGGGAATACAACAAGGAAGACAGCTCGAACATCTTCCGTCCGTGGGGCTTCCAGCCCGGCCATCAGACCGAATGGGCGAAGCTGCTGCTGATTCTCGAGCGCCACCGCCCGCTCGACTGGCTGCTGCCGCGCGCGATCGAGCTGTTCGACGCGGCGTTCGCGCACGCGTGGGACAGCGACCACGGCGGCCTTTGCTACGGCTTCGGGCCGGACTACAAGGTGTGCGACCACGACAAGTACTTCTGGGTGCAGGCGGAGAGCTTCGCGGCGGCCGCGCTCCTCGCGCAGCGCACGGGCAGCGAACGCTTCTGGGACTGGTACGACGAGATCTGGCGCTATAGCTGGGCGCACTTCGTCGATCACCGCTACGGCGCGTGGTACCGGGTTCTCACCTGCGACAACCGCAAGTACAGCGACGAGAAGAGCCCCGCCGGCAAGACCGACTATCACACGATGGGCGCGTGCTACGAAGTGCTGCACGCGCTCGCGGCGAAGCGCGGCGACGGCGGCGGCATGCGCGCGGGCGACGGCGCGGATGATGCGGATGACGGCGCGGGCGGCCACGGCGAAGCCGCGCCCGCGAAGCACGGCGACGGACGCGATGGACGCGATGGGCGCGGCGGTCACGGCAAGATCAACGGCGACGGCGCGGCGCGCCGCCGAAACGGAGGAGCGCGATGA
- a CDS encoding carbohydrate kinase family protein, translating to MSAGFPQFVSAGDILTDMVRTGGAHWTSRPGGAGWNVARAVARLGAPSACAGAVGRDCFSDELWRESEAAGLDLRFLQRVERAPLLAIVHETQPPAYFFIGENSADLAFDPKRLPDGWREHAKWAHFGCISLVREPLAATLIALAAELREAGVKISFDPNYRNLMTDGYRPTLAKMAELADLIKVSDEDLRHLFAGEDEASAIARLHAFNPRAALLVTRGPDTATLYAGGETLDARPPRVEVADTVGAGDATIGGLLFSLMTVPERGWREHLSFALAAGAAACRHTGAHAPTLDEVVALVAS from the coding sequence ATGAGCGCAGGGTTTCCGCAATTCGTGTCGGCGGGCGACATTCTCACAGACATGGTCCGCACGGGCGGCGCGCACTGGACGTCTCGCCCGGGCGGCGCCGGCTGGAACGTCGCGCGCGCGGTGGCGCGGCTCGGCGCGCCGAGCGCGTGCGCGGGCGCGGTGGGCCGCGACTGCTTCTCCGACGAGCTGTGGCGCGAAAGCGAGGCGGCCGGCCTTGATCTGCGCTTCCTGCAGCGGGTCGAGCGCGCGCCGCTCCTCGCGATCGTCCACGAAACGCAGCCGCCCGCGTATTTCTTCATCGGCGAAAACAGCGCGGATCTCGCGTTCGATCCGAAGCGGCTGCCCGACGGCTGGCGCGAGCACGCGAAGTGGGCGCATTTCGGCTGCATCAGCCTCGTGCGCGAACCGCTCGCGGCGACGCTCATCGCGCTCGCCGCCGAATTGCGCGAAGCGGGCGTGAAGATCAGCTTCGATCCGAACTACCGCAATCTGATGACGGACGGCTACCGGCCGACGCTCGCGAAGATGGCTGAGCTCGCCGATCTGATCAAGGTGTCCGACGAAGACTTGCGGCACCTGTTCGCGGGCGAAGACGAAGCGAGCGCGATCGCGCGGCTGCACGCGTTCAATCCGCGCGCGGCGCTGCTCGTCACGCGGGGGCCGGACACGGCGACGCTCTACGCGGGCGGCGAGACACTCGACGCGCGGCCGCCGCGCGTCGAGGTCGCGGACACGGTGGGCGCCGGCGACGCGACGATCGGCGGCTTGCTGTTCAGCCTGATGACGGTGCCGGAGCGCGGCTGGCGCGAGCATTTGTCGTTCGCGCTCGCGGCCGGCGCGGCGGCGTGCCGCCACACGGGCGCGCACGCGCCGACGCTCGACGAAGTCGTCGCGCTCGTCGCGTCGTGA